A section of the Paenibacillus odorifer genome encodes:
- a CDS encoding DEAD/DEAH box helicase, translating into MNKASFAAIGIQEDLIARLSEFGINAPSPVQEQTIPLLLEGRDVIAASQTGTGKTLAYLLPLLQTINPEQKVVQKLVLAPTQELAMQILREAERYGEQRGIRVMGLIGGAAIKRQIDKLREHPQLVVGTPGRIRELIGLRKLKMHEVSTIVLDEADQMFQLSGAGEVTKIVSSALRSRQLVMLSATIGPETKALANREMKNPAEVGIAPGVMTAESLEHHYVVAEERNKMDMLRRVIRHYNPDKAIVFVNATDDIAEVEAKLNHLGLTAAALYGDADKVTRSNVLKGFREGKFRVLVASDVAARGLDIENLSLVVSYDPAFDSEHYVHRAGRTGRMGRRGLSVTIVTEQQTFIMRKFARELDIALEEREMVGGKVLAADEARSALRNGRGRSSEGSGQRRDGSAPGSGKPPVSTSGASNVQSPSVGAGTPPAKRMATINTSETTSGEQQRDPQRSVNPSAGARGDATPARSKRSSNAEREKNRKNKGAPKWLKDKTPRGDGQ; encoded by the coding sequence ATGAATAAAGCTTCTTTTGCGGCTATCGGCATTCAGGAAGACCTCATTGCCCGGTTGTCGGAATTCGGCATTAACGCTCCATCCCCGGTACAAGAGCAGACAATACCGCTTCTACTAGAGGGAAGAGATGTTATTGCAGCTTCCCAGACTGGAACGGGTAAGACGCTGGCCTATCTATTGCCGCTGCTTCAAACGATTAATCCGGAGCAGAAGGTGGTCCAAAAGCTGGTGCTCGCCCCTACACAGGAGCTGGCGATGCAAATCTTACGCGAGGCGGAACGTTATGGTGAACAGCGCGGAATCCGAGTTATGGGTCTTATTGGCGGGGCCGCAATCAAACGCCAGATTGACAAGCTGCGTGAGCATCCACAGCTAGTTGTGGGAACGCCTGGGCGGATCCGCGAGCTGATTGGACTTCGTAAATTGAAGATGCATGAAGTCAGTACTATTGTTCTGGATGAGGCGGACCAAATGTTCCAGCTTAGCGGAGCTGGCGAAGTCACAAAAATTGTCAGCAGTGCGCTGCGTTCACGCCAGCTTGTTATGCTGTCGGCAACGATCGGACCAGAGACGAAAGCGCTGGCTAATCGTGAAATGAAGAACCCAGCAGAGGTTGGGATTGCTCCAGGTGTAATGACTGCTGAAAGTTTGGAGCATCATTATGTTGTTGCTGAAGAGCGTAACAAAATGGACATGCTGCGCCGGGTGATTCGCCATTACAATCCCGATAAAGCGATTGTGTTCGTGAATGCTACAGATGATATTGCCGAGGTTGAGGCTAAGCTGAATCATCTTGGGCTTACTGCGGCAGCACTCTACGGAGATGCCGATAAGGTAACGCGCAGCAATGTATTAAAAGGTTTCCGGGAAGGTAAATTTCGTGTGCTTGTTGCCAGTGACGTAGCTGCCAGAGGACTGGATATTGAGAATCTTTCTTTGGTAGTTAGCTACGATCCGGCTTTTGATTCTGAACATTATGTACACCGTGCAGGCCGTACCGGACGGATGGGACGCCGCGGCTTATCTGTAACGATTGTTACAGAGCAACAAACCTTTATCATGCGGAAATTCGCTCGCGAATTGGATATTGCGCTTGAGGAGCGGGAGATGGTCGGTGGTAAGGTGCTTGCAGCAGATGAAGCGCGCAGCGCTTTGCGCAATGGACGGGGACGGAGTAGTGAAGGCAGTGGGCAACGCCGTGATGGATCCGCTCCAGGCAGCGGCAAGCCGCCTGTAAGCACATCTGGAGCCTCCAATGTTCAGTCGCCATCCGTTGGAGCAGGTACACCGCCTGCCAAAAGAATGGCTACGATTAACACAAGTGAAACAACAAGCGGAGAACAACAGCGCGATCCACAGCGCAGCGTGAATCCTTCTGCGGGAGCACGCGGAGATGCGACTCCTGCACGGAGCAAACGCAGCAGCAATGCGGAACGTGAGAAGAACCGTAAAAATAAAGGAGCTCCAAAGTGGTTGAAAGACAAAACTCCGAGAGGTGACGGTCAATGA
- a CDS encoding SDR family NAD(P)-dependent oxidoreductase, producing the protein MVLKDKVVVITGASSGIGALTAQMLSKKGAIPVLVARSEAKLKETAAGIPGVFGLYTCDVTDAEGVQKTFAQILAAYGRIDILLNNAGYGKFAAFTEMEPHEFDDMMDVNYMGIVRCTKAVVPHMLERGSGQIVNVASMAGKIGTAKSVAYTATKHAVLGFTNALRQELRKSGIIVSAVNPGPIATDFFKTADPSGNYEKSVARMMMTPEHVSSKIVKVMETGKEELDLPGLAGFGIRLYGLFPRLADKLTYNAMNRK; encoded by the coding sequence ATGGTACTCAAAGATAAGGTTGTTGTGATTACAGGAGCGTCAAGCGGCATTGGTGCATTAACAGCACAGATGCTTAGTAAAAAGGGGGCAATCCCCGTCCTGGTAGCACGTTCTGAAGCGAAGCTGAAAGAAACAGCAGCCGGTATCCCGGGCGTTTTTGGACTGTACACCTGTGACGTAACAGATGCTGAAGGTGTTCAAAAGACCTTCGCACAAATTTTAGCCGCATATGGCAGAATTGATATTTTGCTAAATAACGCAGGGTACGGCAAATTTGCTGCTTTTACGGAGATGGAGCCTCATGAATTTGACGATATGATGGATGTTAATTACATGGGGATTGTCCGGTGCACGAAGGCTGTTGTTCCACATATGCTGGAGCGGGGAAGCGGCCAGATTGTAAATGTGGCTTCCATGGCAGGGAAGATAGGCACAGCCAAATCTGTAGCCTACACAGCTACCAAACATGCTGTTCTCGGATTCACAAATGCGCTCCGTCAGGAGCTGCGGAAGAGTGGAATTATCGTCTCGGCTGTGAACCCGGGGCCTATCGCCACCGATTTTTTCAAAACGGCAGACCCGTCTGGCAATTATGAGAAGAGTGTAGCCCGGATGATGATGACCCCAGAGCATGTATCTTCTAAGATCGTTAAGGTTATGGAGACCGGCAAAGAAGAGCTCGATCTTCCGGGTCTGGCAGGGTTTGGCATACGGCTTTACGGGCTGTTTCCTCGCCTGGCGGACAAGCTTACTTATAATGCGATGAACAGAAAATAG
- a CDS encoding chemotaxis protein CheX, which yields MKAEVINPFLESARTVIEQVIQVSPSTGSLGIKEIELIDNHIWIQVGMTGQLSGNIIFGIAEQVALRMVSIMMGGFVITEMDEMGQSAISELSNMISGNASTILYNQGVSVDISPPQIMKMESMSFMPRKALSIPLLMDGVGEMDIQVMIS from the coding sequence ATGAAAGCAGAAGTAATTAATCCGTTTCTAGAGTCTGCACGGACTGTTATAGAACAAGTAATTCAGGTCTCGCCTTCTACGGGGAGTTTAGGCATTAAAGAAATTGAACTAATCGATAATCATATATGGATTCAAGTAGGGATGACAGGCCAACTGAGCGGAAATATTATATTTGGTATCGCGGAGCAGGTAGCCTTGCGAATGGTATCGATTATGATGGGAGGCTTTGTGATCACCGAGATGGATGAGATGGGTCAAAGTGCGATTTCAGAGCTGAGCAATATGATCAGTGGGAATGCCAGTACCATTCTATATAATCAAGGTGTTTCGGTGGATATAAGTCCTCCTCAGATTATGAAGATGGAAAGCATGTCTTTTATGCCTCGTAAAGCGCTTAGTATTCCGTTGTTGATGGATGGGGTTGGAGAGATGGATATTCAGGTGATGATCTCTTAG
- a CDS encoding LysR family transcriptional regulator gives MNISQLETLITISKTMSFRKAGELLNLTQPAVSAQIKSLEEEFKTQLVDRNQPVTLTDRGTVFLEHAEQIVRIVEELKERLADLDENPQGHIVLGTTTSIAIQILPRILSYFKDQFPHIKTSISSMSSSQIYQHVENGIVDVGIGYLIGRSPGMSTSILYYDTFELVVSPRHPLAQVKTAGIEALSKTPLILLSPDTVGRKFADEVLNKHGIQPQVIMELTSSEEVKRMVELDLGAAIISKQSVTAEVRAGTLKIVPIIELEVTHPVGVITKSGKYVNSAMRQFLSDLKGMPETQFIGSE, from the coding sequence ATGAACATCAGCCAGCTGGAGACACTAATAACAATTTCCAAAACGATGAGCTTTCGCAAGGCCGGAGAACTGCTTAATCTGACCCAACCAGCGGTTTCAGCACAGATTAAGAGCCTTGAAGAAGAGTTCAAGACTCAGCTGGTTGACCGAAACCAGCCTGTTACATTAACGGATAGAGGGACTGTCTTTCTGGAGCATGCGGAACAAATAGTGAGGATTGTCGAGGAACTTAAGGAACGGCTTGCAGATCTTGATGAAAATCCCCAAGGTCATATAGTTCTAGGCACAACTACCTCAATCGCCATTCAAATTTTACCGCGTATTCTATCTTATTTTAAAGACCAGTTCCCCCATATCAAAACATCAATTTCCTCTATGTCCTCATCACAAATTTATCAGCATGTCGAAAACGGCATTGTTGATGTCGGCATCGGTTATTTAATTGGACGTAGCCCGGGCATGTCTACTTCCATTTTGTATTATGATACCTTCGAACTGGTGGTCTCTCCCAGACACCCTCTCGCTCAAGTGAAGACCGCTGGGATAGAAGCCTTAAGCAAGACCCCGCTAATTCTGCTCTCACCAGATACAGTGGGCCGTAAATTTGCGGATGAGGTTCTGAACAAACATGGCATTCAACCTCAGGTCATTATGGAGCTGACCAGCAGCGAGGAAGTGAAACGGATGGTCGAGCTCGATTTGGGCGCCGCCATTATTTCCAAGCAGTCAGTAACCGCTGAGGTTCGAGCCGGCACCCTCAAAATTGTGCCAATTATTGAGCTGGAAGTCACCCATCCTGTTGGCGTGATCACAAAATCAGGAAAATACGTAAACTCTGCTATGAGGCAGTTCCTAAGCGATCTTAAAGGCATGCCAGAAACCCAATTTATCGGGTCTGAATAA
- a CDS encoding histidinol-phosphatase yields MKFDLHTHHFRCGHADGTIRDYIEAGIAAGLGVIGISDHTPYFGDPSDQAFPKIAMAKSEFANYVDDVLSLKKEYEGVIDVLLGIESDYFPEHAEIYRKTLSAYPFDYVIGSVHSVGGVSIFNKGRWKNLSKNEKIRVKSEYYRLIADSARSGMFQILGHVDAMKGNYPAFSEIPAPQPIDDCLRVISECDVAIEINTSGGTKLVGGWYPSEDILERALHFGVEVSFGSDAHKPSRVAEDRDAVAAQLKEIGFTHWVYYKQRQKVKVSL; encoded by the coding sequence ATGAAATTTGATTTACACACCCATCATTTCCGCTGTGGCCATGCTGACGGAACGATTAGAGATTATATCGAAGCTGGGATTGCCGCTGGATTAGGAGTTATAGGTATTTCCGATCATACTCCCTATTTCGGAGATCCATCCGATCAGGCTTTTCCCAAAATCGCAATGGCTAAATCCGAATTTGCTAATTATGTAGATGATGTTCTCTCCCTCAAAAAAGAGTACGAAGGCGTTATCGACGTACTGTTAGGCATCGAATCAGATTACTTCCCCGAACATGCTGAGATATACCGTAAGACATTATCCGCCTACCCTTTTGATTATGTGATTGGATCGGTACATAGTGTTGGTGGAGTCAGCATTTTTAACAAAGGGCGCTGGAAAAACCTTAGCAAAAATGAGAAGATCCGCGTGAAGTCTGAATATTACCGGTTAATTGCTGATTCCGCACGCAGTGGTATGTTCCAAATACTCGGACATGTTGATGCGATGAAGGGGAATTATCCTGCTTTTTCCGAAATCCCTGCACCTCAGCCGATTGACGATTGTCTGCGTGTAATCAGTGAATGTGACGTGGCCATCGAAATCAATACCTCAGGCGGGACTAAGCTGGTCGGCGGCTGGTATCCCTCTGAAGATATTCTGGAGCGGGCACTACATTTTGGCGTAGAGGTTAGTTTTGGTTCGGATGCACATAAGCCGTCCCGGGTCGCCGAGGATCGGGACGCGGTAGCTGCACAGCTTAAAGAAATAGGCTTTACACACTGGGTTTACTACAAGCAGCGCCAAAAAGTCAAAGTTTCTCTGTAA
- a CDS encoding NADPH-dependent oxidoreductase: MVQTLKNHRSFRQYSDQPVESEKLQTMIESAQAAPSWVHGQQVSIIAIKDPARKQQLSVLCGNQKHVAAAPVFLVFCMDFYRAKVASELEGKSFEAVKDVDALLVGATDVGISLSNAIAAAESMGLGIIPIGGVRRNTAGVIELLKLPEYVFPVVGLCVGYPAEEVSQKPRLPLEAIFHEEQYNPDVQGLLEAYNQTHREFLQQQGMTERDWTSTIAHFYDINPEYGDAKRTLKQQGFSCDNL; the protein is encoded by the coding sequence GTGGTACAAACATTAAAAAATCATCGTTCTTTCCGGCAATATTCAGACCAGCCTGTGGAGTCAGAGAAGCTACAAACAATGATTGAATCGGCTCAAGCCGCACCGTCATGGGTTCATGGACAGCAGGTATCGATAATCGCCATCAAAGATCCTGCGCGTAAGCAGCAGCTTTCAGTTTTGTGCGGAAATCAGAAGCATGTAGCGGCAGCACCGGTTTTTTTGGTATTTTGCATGGATTTTTATAGAGCTAAAGTAGCTAGTGAGCTGGAAGGCAAGTCTTTTGAAGCCGTGAAAGATGTGGATGCACTTTTGGTTGGAGCTACAGATGTGGGAATCTCATTGTCTAACGCGATTGCAGCGGCGGAATCCATGGGACTGGGCATCATTCCTATTGGGGGTGTGCGACGCAACACAGCGGGTGTTATTGAACTGCTGAAGCTGCCGGAGTACGTATTCCCTGTCGTCGGCCTTTGCGTGGGATACCCAGCGGAGGAGGTTTCTCAGAAGCCGCGGCTGCCACTGGAAGCTATATTTCATGAGGAGCAATACAATCCGGACGTACAAGGCCTCCTGGAGGCGTATAATCAAACCCACCGTGAATTCTTGCAGCAGCAGGGGATGACGGAGAGAGATTGGACCAGTACGATTGCTCATTTTTATGATATCAACCCGGAATATGGAGATGCGAAACGTACGCTGAAACAACAAGGTTTTAGCTGTGATAATCTGTAA
- a CDS encoding GNAT family N-acetyltransferase, with the protein MSTYGAVLLETQHGLAVDLRLIMPEDVLALRQLLSHPDVQRHILVRSGPGSASAQVEKLVNRMLFAFDPCALHAGIYLKGQQRLIGIVALQNWNRREGTATLGYMLDPAWWGCGLATEAVGLFLNYSVHTLGITRIEGRCTGDNIRSERVMLKNGMKLERVMPKVGSLDDVMKVFTLLHK; encoded by the coding sequence ATGAGCACCTATGGAGCAGTGTTGTTAGAGACACAACATGGTTTAGCAGTTGATCTGAGGCTGATCATGCCTGAGGATGTTTTAGCTTTGCGGCAGCTGCTCTCCCATCCAGATGTGCAGCGCCATATTCTAGTACGCTCCGGCCCTGGATCAGCATCTGCCCAGGTGGAGAAGCTGGTAAACCGGATGTTATTTGCCTTCGATCCTTGTGCGCTGCATGCCGGGATCTATTTAAAGGGGCAGCAGCGGCTGATCGGTATAGTGGCTTTGCAGAATTGGAACCGCCGTGAGGGCACAGCCACCTTAGGATATATGCTGGACCCGGCATGGTGGGGATGCGGGCTGGCGACGGAGGCCGTGGGTTTGTTTTTGAACTATAGTGTTCATACCCTTGGGATAACAAGGATCGAAGGACGCTGCACAGGAGATAATATTAGATCGGAACGTGTGATGCTCAAGAACGGTATGAAGCTGGAGCGGGTGATGCCCAAAGTCGGCTCCTTGGACGATGTAATGAAAGTATTCACATTGTTACACAAATGA
- a CDS encoding metallophosphoesterase, giving the protein MKIQSSGASPNKNGDKIHKDPSKGRSGSESTITRRQFLTRSAAAVIGAGLLTSGYAWQGEPNWIEVTKLDLRFKELPSAFSGMKLVHFSDTHLGFNKDARDLARLAKHISKAEPDLICFTGDIVDSDPEDLVEAVPVLATLSAPLGKFAILGNHDYKNTQRVTELLESAGFRVLRNKSYLLKRGGAVMAVTGLDDLLHGKPDPAKAITGVPEGTFNVLLMHEPDYADTAQAYSFDLQLSGHSHGGQIRLPFIGAPFTPYGSLKYINGLYYTEDKAMPVYVNRGFGETYMPFRLLCRPELTVLTLHRSMS; this is encoded by the coding sequence ATGAAGATACAATCGTCTGGGGCTTCTCCCAATAAGAATGGCGATAAGATCCACAAGGACCCCTCTAAGGGGCGTTCTGGTAGCGAGTCTACAATTACCCGCCGGCAGTTCCTGACTCGGAGTGCGGCTGCTGTAATCGGCGCAGGATTGCTTACAAGCGGATATGCATGGCAGGGGGAGCCGAACTGGATTGAGGTCACTAAGCTGGACTTGCGTTTTAAGGAGCTTCCTTCCGCTTTTTCAGGGATGAAGCTTGTTCATTTCAGTGATACGCATCTCGGATTTAATAAGGATGCCAGGGATCTGGCCCGACTCGCTAAACATATAAGCAAAGCTGAACCGGATCTTATTTGCTTCACGGGTGACATTGTGGACAGCGATCCTGAGGATCTTGTTGAAGCCGTACCGGTGCTGGCAACGTTAAGTGCGCCATTGGGTAAATTTGCTATATTAGGCAATCATGATTACAAGAATACCCAGCGGGTTACCGAGCTGCTGGAGTCTGCGGGCTTCCGGGTGCTGAGGAATAAATCCTACCTTCTAAAAAGAGGCGGGGCAGTCATGGCGGTTACGGGTCTGGATGATCTGTTACACGGTAAACCCGACCCAGCGAAAGCAATTACTGGTGTTCCTGAAGGAACCTTTAACGTCCTTTTGATGCATGAGCCGGATTATGCGGATACCGCACAGGCCTATTCATTTGATCTACAGCTTTCCGGGCACAGTCATGGCGGACAAATTCGCCTGCCCTTTATAGGTGCGCCATTTACACCTTATGGATCTCTTAAATACATAAATGGATTGTATTATACAGAAGACAAAGCCATGCCTGTGTATGTGAATAGAGGGTTTGGAGAGACATACATGCCTTTTCGGTTATTGTGTAGGCCAGAATTAACGGTTCTGACGCTGCATCGGTCCATGAGCTGA
- a CDS encoding DUF3891 family protein codes for MICREQDGAIVMVKQHDHGKLAGELAIGFKEQHVPTEGRREEVLWAVAQHDRGWIDLDETPFWNDAEQAPYTFIDFPVVPKLTFYKRGLDEIEEHTPYGALLCSLHFERLIKISGLDYPELTLYQEHEEERRARIHRELEASKPIGEDELYYDARLLEFCDDLSLYLALNEPGCPKSEEHPWWREGFSGTEDFSFTSGRVITAEWQDKSTLMLEPFPFVKNLEVAFMLRRVQKSEIAKKGIARAYSETPEEECRIVLTARNNI; via the coding sequence GTGATTTGTCGGGAGCAAGATGGAGCAATTGTAATGGTTAAGCAGCATGATCACGGGAAACTTGCCGGAGAGCTGGCCATTGGGTTCAAAGAGCAGCATGTGCCAACTGAAGGACGCCGGGAAGAGGTACTGTGGGCAGTAGCCCAGCATGATAGGGGTTGGATTGATCTCGATGAGACCCCTTTCTGGAATGATGCGGAGCAAGCACCCTACACCTTTATTGATTTTCCTGTAGTGCCTAAGTTGACCTTTTATAAGCGTGGATTAGATGAGATCGAGGAACACACACCGTACGGAGCGTTGCTGTGCAGCTTGCATTTTGAGCGGCTTATTAAGATTTCGGGACTCGATTATCCAGAACTAACGTTATATCAAGAACATGAAGAGGAACGCAGAGCACGTATCCATCGGGAGCTTGAAGCTTCTAAGCCTATCGGAGAAGATGAGCTGTATTATGATGCCCGCCTTTTAGAATTCTGCGATGATCTGTCCTTGTATTTGGCCTTAAATGAGCCGGGGTGTCCGAAATCAGAGGAGCATCCATGGTGGCGTGAAGGGTTCTCAGGCACTGAAGATTTCAGTTTTACGTCAGGTCGTGTTATCACAGCGGAGTGGCAGGATAAGTCAACGTTAATGCTTGAACCGTTTCCTTTTGTAAAAAACCTGGAAGTAGCATTTATGCTGAGACGAGTTCAAAAATCAGAAATCGCAAAAAAAGGGATTGCACGCGCTTACAGCGAAACTCCGGAAGAAGAATGCCGGATTGTTCTAACTGCCCGAAATAATATATAA
- the sdhB gene encoding succinate dehydrogenase iron-sulfur subunit, with protein sequence MAETAAAPKNVKFIITRQDDPQSSSYVEEFELPYRPGMNVISALMEIQRNPVNAKGDSTVPVCWDSNCLEEVCGACSMVINGKPRQACAALIDNLEQPVRIEPMKTFPVVRDLVIDRTRMFNALKRVKAWIPIDGTYDLGPGPRMPEKKRQWAYELSKCMTCGVCLEACPNVNEKTDFIGPAAISQVRLFNAHPTGEMNADERLDALMEDGGIDGCGNSQNCVRACPKGIPLTTSIAEINKQTTKHMFKRWLGV encoded by the coding sequence ATGGCGGAAACAGCTGCAGCTCCCAAAAACGTAAAGTTTATCATCACCCGCCAGGACGATCCACAAAGTTCATCGTATGTCGAGGAATTTGAACTTCCTTATCGTCCAGGTATGAATGTGATCAGTGCTTTGATGGAAATTCAGCGTAACCCTGTGAATGCCAAAGGTGACAGCACAGTTCCCGTATGCTGGGATTCCAACTGTTTAGAAGAAGTGTGCGGAGCTTGCTCCATGGTGATTAATGGCAAACCCCGCCAAGCCTGCGCTGCACTTATAGACAATCTGGAGCAGCCTGTACGCATTGAGCCTATGAAGACATTTCCGGTGGTGCGTGACTTAGTCATTGACCGTACCCGGATGTTCAATGCGCTAAAAAGGGTGAAAGCATGGATTCCGATTGACGGTACGTACGATCTTGGACCGGGACCGCGGATGCCGGAGAAAAAACGGCAGTGGGCCTATGAATTATCCAAATGTATGACCTGTGGCGTATGTTTGGAGGCTTGTCCGAATGTCAACGAAAAGACGGATTTCATCGGACCGGCAGCCATTTCTCAAGTACGTCTGTTCAATGCTCACCCTACAGGTGAAATGAACGCTGACGAAAGATTGGACGCTCTTATGGAGGATGGCGGGATCGATGGCTGTGGTAACTCACAGAACTGTGTACGCGCTTGTCCAAAGGGGATTCCTCTTACGACATCTATTGCAGAAATAAACAAGCAAACAACGAAGCATATGTTCAAACGTTGGTTAGGTGTGTAA
- the sdhA gene encoding succinate dehydrogenase flavoprotein subunit, with amino-acid sequence MATSDIIIVGGGLAGLMATIKAAEAGAHVHLFSLVPVKRSHSVCAQGGINGAVNTKGEGDSPWEHFDDTVYGGDFLANQPPVKAMCEAAPGIIHLMDRMGVMFNRTPEGLLDFRRFGGTKRHRTAFAGATTGQQLLYALDEQVRRWESEGLVTKRENWEFLSAIIDDEGVCRGISAQNLKTMEIETFPADAVILASGGPGIIFGKTTNSVINTGTAASAVYQQGVHYANGEFIQIHPTAIPGDDKLRLMSESARGEGGRIWTYKDGKPWYFLEEKYPSYGNLVPRDIATREIFNVCVDQGLGINGENMVYLDLSHKDPKELDVKLGGIIEIYEKFMGDDPRKIPMKIFPAVHYSMGGMWVDYNQMTNVPGLFAAGECEYQYHGANRLGANSLVSAIYGGMVAGPKAVEYIKGLKKSSQDISSSVFDSFHKKQTDKYESLLAMSGTENAYVIHKELGEWMTANMTVVRHNPKLEATIGKIKELKERYRKINMNDASRWNNQGVAFTRQLWNMLELSEAMTLGALMRNESRGAHYKPEFPNRNDEEFLKTTKAAWTAEGPQISYDEVDVSLIPPRVRDYSKD; translated from the coding sequence ATGGCAACATCCGATATCATTATCGTGGGCGGCGGTCTGGCCGGCTTGATGGCTACCATCAAGGCAGCGGAAGCTGGTGCGCATGTCCATTTATTCTCATTAGTTCCTGTAAAAAGATCACACTCCGTATGCGCGCAAGGCGGCATCAATGGCGCGGTAAATACAAAAGGTGAGGGCGACTCCCCTTGGGAGCATTTTGACGACACTGTCTATGGCGGTGACTTTTTGGCGAATCAGCCGCCGGTTAAGGCGATGTGTGAAGCTGCGCCAGGTATCATTCACCTTATGGACCGGATGGGCGTTATGTTCAACCGCACACCGGAAGGTCTGCTCGATTTCCGTCGTTTCGGCGGAACGAAGCGGCACCGTACAGCTTTTGCCGGCGCGACAACAGGCCAACAGCTGCTGTACGCGTTGGATGAGCAGGTGCGCCGCTGGGAATCTGAAGGTCTCGTAACTAAACGCGAGAACTGGGAGTTCCTTTCGGCTATCATCGACGACGAAGGTGTATGCCGCGGCATCAGTGCCCAGAATCTTAAGACGATGGAGATTGAGACTTTTCCTGCGGATGCTGTTATTTTGGCAAGCGGCGGGCCGGGTATTATTTTTGGCAAAACAACGAACTCCGTTATTAATACAGGGACAGCTGCAAGTGCGGTGTACCAACAGGGTGTACATTATGCCAACGGAGAATTTATCCAGATTCACCCAACCGCTATTCCGGGAGATGACAAGCTCCGCCTGATGTCGGAATCGGCACGTGGCGAGGGCGGCCGTATCTGGACTTATAAAGACGGGAAACCGTGGTATTTCCTCGAAGAAAAATATCCGTCCTACGGTAACTTGGTGCCGCGCGATATTGCTACACGTGAAATTTTTAATGTGTGTGTGGATCAAGGGCTGGGCATTAATGGCGAGAACATGGTGTATTTGGACCTCTCTCACAAGGATCCGAAAGAGCTGGACGTGAAGCTTGGCGGGATTATTGAAATTTACGAAAAATTCATGGGGGATGATCCCCGTAAAATACCAATGAAGATCTTCCCGGCTGTACACTATTCTATGGGCGGCATGTGGGTTGATTACAATCAAATGACGAACGTTCCTGGTCTTTTTGCAGCCGGAGAATGTGAATATCAATATCATGGAGCGAACCGTCTAGGCGCCAACTCACTGGTATCTGCTATTTACGGCGGTATGGTCGCAGGACCAAAGGCTGTTGAATACATTAAAGGCCTGAAGAAATCATCGCAGGATATCTCTTCTTCCGTATTCGATAGCTTCCACAAAAAGCAAACGGACAAATATGAATCTCTGTTAGCGATGTCAGGTACAGAGAATGCTTATGTGATTCACAAGGAACTGGGCGAATGGATGACCGCCAATATGACCGTGGTGCGGCACAATCCGAAGCTGGAAGCGACCATTGGCAAAATCAAAGAGCTTAAGGAGCGTTATCGCAAGATCAATATGAATGATGCATCGCGCTGGAATAACCAAGGTGTGGCCTTCACTCGCCAGCTCTGGAATATGCTGGAGCTGTCCGAAGCGATGACACTTGGAGCGCTTATGCGGAATGAGAGCCGTGGTGCACATTACAAACCGGAATTCCCAAATCGTAATGATGAGGAGTTCTTGAAGACCACAAAAGCAGCCTGGACTGCAGAGGGTCCACAAATCTCCTACGATGAAGTGGATGTCTCGCTGATTCCTCCACGGGTACGCGATTATTCGAAGGATTAA